One Pseudorhodoplanes sinuspersici DNA segment encodes these proteins:
- a CDS encoding ATP-binding protein encodes MAAIAAVTIAVPLFSGGLRPALAVPALVILAVAAWYFSRLQASNDSAASGNALPIPQDDHFLADVIGALPDPTILLDTDGRVVTLNAMASTIAPSLRPGELAMLALRIPEVVDAVRRAGVSRRPERAEFAERVPSERWFEVIVTPMPDEDGHAGRSTQRLLLTFRDLSPIRRVEEMRVDFVANASHELRTPLAALSGFIETLKGPARNDTAARERFLDIMEAQAKRMARLIDDLLSLSRIELSAHVRPQTPVELLPIIRQVVDALQMLARDRGVTVTVSAPKEPLVVSGDRDELTRVFENLIENALKYGASGKRVEITLSRAFNVSGGEEAVAAVRDYGPGISGEHLPRLTERFYRVDVTESRAQGGTGLGLALVKHIMNRHRGRLNIESRSGEGATFTVRLPMSTGLMPATRKNS; translated from the coding sequence ATGGCGGCGATTGCAGCCGTCACTATCGCTGTGCCGCTGTTCAGCGGAGGTCTGCGCCCGGCGCTGGCCGTTCCTGCACTCGTCATCCTTGCGGTTGCTGCATGGTATTTCAGCCGGCTGCAGGCGAGCAACGATAGTGCCGCAAGTGGCAACGCCCTCCCCATACCGCAGGACGATCATTTCCTCGCCGACGTGATCGGGGCGCTTCCGGATCCGACCATTCTGCTGGATACGGATGGGCGCGTTGTGACGCTGAATGCGATGGCCAGCACCATCGCCCCTTCGCTCCGGCCGGGCGAACTGGCCATGCTGGCCTTGCGCATTCCGGAGGTGGTCGATGCGGTGCGGCGGGCTGGCGTGAGCCGTCGGCCCGAACGCGCCGAGTTTGCCGAGCGCGTTCCGTCCGAGCGGTGGTTCGAAGTCATCGTCACACCGATGCCGGATGAGGACGGGCATGCGGGGCGCTCGACCCAGCGCCTGTTGCTGACGTTTCGCGATCTCTCGCCGATCCGGCGGGTCGAGGAAATGCGGGTCGATTTCGTCGCCAATGCCAGCCACGAATTGCGCACCCCGCTCGCGGCGCTTTCGGGTTTCATCGAGACGCTGAAAGGGCCGGCGCGCAACGATACCGCCGCGCGGGAGCGTTTCCTCGACATCATGGAGGCGCAGGCCAAACGCATGGCGCGGCTGATCGACGATCTCCTGTCGTTGTCGCGGATCGAGCTGTCTGCGCATGTGCGTCCGCAGACGCCGGTGGAATTGCTGCCGATCATTCGCCAGGTGGTCGATGCGCTGCAGATGCTGGCACGGGACCGCGGCGTGACCGTTACCGTTTCCGCGCCCAAGGAGCCGCTGGTGGTGTCCGGCGACCGGGACGAGCTGACGCGGGTGTTCGAAAACCTGATCGAGAATGCTCTGAAATACGGGGCGTCGGGCAAGCGCGTGGAAATTACCCTGTCGCGCGCGTTCAATGTCAGTGGCGGCGAGGAAGCGGTCGCGGCGGTGCGCGATTACGGCCCCGGCATTTCCGGCGAGCATCTGCCGCGGCTGACCGAGCGCTTCTATCGCGTGGACGTGACCGAGAGTCGGGCGCAGGGGGGGACCGGTCTCGGGCTCGCTTTGGTCAAGCACATCATGAACCGCCATCGCGGCCGGCTGAATATCGAGAGCCGGTCGGGCGAGGGGGCGACTTTTACCGTCCGGTTGCCGATGTCCACAGGCCTAATGCCGGCAACGCGAAAAAATAGCTGA
- a CDS encoding lysylphosphatidylglycerol synthase domain-containing protein, with product MLEMLRAMARFISEKIGWHRIGFALSVVIIVAAGVVLYRMLHNIDIKEVFKALRATDEKDFLLAALFVAFGYFTLTFYDLFALRTIGRSDVPYPTAALAGFTSYSVGHNVGASVFTGGAVRYRIYSAHGVSAVEVAKICFIAGLTFWLGNATVLGLGIFYAPEAASAINQVPPWFNRVLAVVVLIVLVAYVAWVWRRPRVIGRSGWKVTLPGGPLTLLQIVIGIVDLACCAAAMYLLLPDEPHISFITLSVIFVAATLLGFASHSPGGLGVFDAAMLVALWQFDKEQLLASLLLFRLLYYIIPFALALAILGGREIIKGLYTTRVPPLATITADVLVEPKERETIASSGGAGQRPSHGNGPKQ from the coding sequence ATGCTCGAAATGCTGCGCGCCATGGCGCGTTTTATCAGCGAGAAGATCGGCTGGCACCGGATCGGCTTTGCGCTCAGTGTCGTCATTATTGTTGCAGCGGGCGTCGTCCTGTACCGCATGCTGCACAACATCGATATCAAGGAAGTCTTCAAGGCGTTGCGGGCGACCGACGAGAAGGACTTCCTGCTGGCCGCATTATTCGTCGCCTTCGGCTACTTCACGCTGACATTCTACGATCTGTTTGCCCTTCGCACGATCGGACGCAGCGATGTGCCTTATCCGACCGCGGCGCTGGCCGGGTTCACCAGCTATTCCGTCGGGCATAATGTCGGCGCCAGCGTCTTCACAGGCGGCGCGGTGCGTTATCGGATCTATTCCGCGCATGGCGTCAGCGCGGTCGAGGTGGCGAAAATCTGTTTCATTGCCGGCCTGACATTCTGGCTCGGCAATGCCACCGTGCTCGGCCTTGGTATCTTTTATGCGCCGGAAGCGGCGAGCGCCATCAATCAGGTGCCGCCTTGGTTCAACCGGGTCTTGGCCGTCGTGGTCCTGATCGTTCTTGTTGCCTATGTGGCCTGGGTCTGGCGGCGCCCGCGCGTGATCGGCCGCAGCGGCTGGAAAGTCACCTTGCCGGGCGGGCCGTTGACCCTTCTACAGATCGTCATCGGCATCGTCGATCTCGCCTGCTGTGCCGCCGCGATGTATCTTTTGTTGCCGGATGAGCCGCATATCAGTTTCATCACGTTGTCGGTGATCTTCGTTGCCGCAACGCTGCTTGGCTTTGCGAGCCATTCGCCCGGCGGTCTTGGCGTGTTCGATGCCGCAATGCTGGTGGCGTTGTGGCAATTCGACAAGGAACAACTGCTGGCCAGTCTGCTGCTGTTTCGGCTGCTTTACTACATCATCCCGTTCGCACTCGCGCTTGCGATCCTTGGCGGGCGCGAAATCATCAAAGGACTTTACACGACGCGCGTTCCACCCCTTGCAACCATCACCGCCGATGTGCTGGTAGAACCGAAGGAACGTGAAACGATTGCGAGCAGCGGCGGCGCCGGTCAAAGGCCGTCCCACGGTAATGGACCAAAGCAGTGA
- a CDS encoding ABC transporter substrate-binding protein yields MKRRALAPLLGLAAAGYLIGMSPADAQDKLKLAVGQRGNWDTSVSEVGQRAGIFKKHGLELEIVYTQGAGETQQAAISGSVDIGVAAGIMGVLSAYAKGAPVRVIGAETTGAADLYWYVKADSPIKTLKDTAGRTLAYSTNGSSTHGIVSAFMKQYGLTAKPTATGGPPGTLTQVMSGQIDIGWAAPPFGLDQLDQKQIRILASGNDAAAFKGQTVRLLMTTAPVLQSKKDAIDRYMKAYRETVDFMYTDAGLKVYANWLNIPEAKARRTRDDFFPKDSINPDRITGLDEIVKDAVALKFTPNELTKEQLGELIQIPPR; encoded by the coding sequence ATGAAAAGACGGGCACTCGCCCCTTTGCTGGGGCTGGCTGCGGCTGGCTATCTGATCGGCATGTCGCCGGCAGACGCGCAAGACAAACTGAAACTCGCTGTCGGGCAACGCGGCAACTGGGACACATCGGTGTCCGAGGTCGGCCAGCGGGCCGGCATATTCAAGAAGCACGGTCTCGAACTCGAAATCGTCTACACCCAGGGCGCGGGTGAGACCCAGCAGGCCGCGATTTCCGGCAGCGTCGATATCGGTGTCGCCGCCGGAATCATGGGCGTGCTCAGCGCCTATGCGAAAGGCGCTCCGGTCCGCGTCATCGGCGCGGAGACGACCGGCGCCGCCGATCTCTACTGGTATGTCAAAGCCGATTCGCCGATCAAGACGCTGAAGGACACGGCTGGCCGGACGCTGGCCTATTCGACCAACGGGTCGTCCACCCATGGCATCGTCTCCGCCTTCATGAAGCAGTATGGCCTGACCGCCAAACCGACTGCGACAGGTGGTCCTCCCGGCACTTTGACGCAGGTCATGTCGGGTCAGATCGATATCGGCTGGGCGGCACCGCCTTTTGGCCTCGATCAACTCGACCAGAAGCAGATCCGCATTCTCGCCAGCGGCAACGATGCCGCGGCCTTCAAAGGCCAGACCGTCCGTCTGCTGATGACCACAGCGCCGGTGTTGCAATCGAAGAAGGACGCGATCGACCGCTACATGAAGGCTTACCGCGAAACGGTCGATTTCATGTACACCGATGCCGGTCTCAAGGTTTACGCGAACTGGCTGAATATCCCGGAGGCCAAGGCCCGGCGGACGCGGGACGACTTCTTCCCGAAGGATTCGATCAACCCGGACCGGATCACTGGCCTTGACGAAATCGTGAAGGATGCCGTGGCGCTGAAATTCACACCCAATGAACTGACCAAGGAGCAGCTAGGGGAATTGATCCAGATTCCGCCGCGCTGA
- a CDS encoding PstS family phosphate ABC transporter substrate-binding protein, with protein MKPQTFASAFALVAAGMLVAGTAQARDQIRIVGSSTVYPFTTAVAEQLGKTGGVKTPVVESTGTGGGMKLFCAGVGEEHPDATNASRRMKKTELDMCQKNGVKDVVEINIGFDGLTIAQSKQGTPIKLTLPQLLLAVAKQVPGPDGKLIPNPNKNWSDIDKSLPNFKIEVLGPPPTSGTRDSFHELLLEKGAEQIPALAQLKKSDPKAFDSVWKTLREDGVYVEAGENDNLIVAKLEQNKNAFGVFGYSFLEENAAKLRGVPLNGSEPEFDNITSGKYPGARRMYVYLKKAHVGIVPGIDKFAVEYVSPKAIGEDGYLAKKGLVTLPKAEADAVRKSITDMKPVSADALGS; from the coding sequence TTGAAACCCCAGACCTTCGCCAGCGCCTTTGCGCTCGTGGCGGCCGGTATGCTCGTTGCCGGCACTGCCCAAGCTCGCGACCAGATCCGTATCGTCGGTTCGTCCACCGTTTATCCGTTCACCACAGCCGTTGCCGAGCAGCTCGGTAAGACCGGCGGCGTGAAGACTCCGGTCGTCGAATCCACCGGAACCGGTGGCGGCATGAAGCTGTTCTGCGCTGGCGTCGGCGAGGAGCATCCGGACGCGACCAATGCCTCGCGCCGCATGAAGAAGACCGAACTGGACATGTGCCAGAAGAACGGCGTCAAGGACGTCGTCGAGATCAATATCGGCTTCGACGGCCTGACCATTGCTCAGTCGAAGCAGGGCACGCCGATCAAGCTGACGCTCCCGCAATTGCTGCTGGCTGTTGCGAAGCAGGTTCCCGGACCGGACGGAAAACTGATCCCGAACCCGAACAAGAACTGGTCCGACATCGACAAGTCGCTGCCGAACTTCAAGATCGAAGTGCTTGGTCCTCCGCCGACCTCCGGCACCCGTGACTCGTTCCATGAGCTGCTTCTTGAAAAGGGCGCCGAGCAGATCCCCGCTCTTGCACAACTGAAGAAGTCGGATCCGAAGGCGTTTGACTCGGTTTGGAAAACGCTTCGCGAAGACGGCGTTTACGTCGAAGCCGGTGAGAACGACAATCTGATCGTCGCCAAGCTGGAGCAGAACAAGAATGCCTTCGGCGTGTTCGGCTATTCCTTCCTGGAAGAGAATGCCGCGAAGCTGCGTGGCGTGCCGCTCAACGGCTCCGAGCCGGAATTCGACAACATCACGAGCGGCAAATATCCGGGCGCTCGCCGGATGTATGTCTATCTGAAGAAGGCCCATGTCGGCATCGTGCCGGGCATCGACAAGTTTGCGGTCGAATATGTTTCCCCGAAAGCGATCGGCGAAGATGGCTATCTCGCCAAGAAAGGTCTTGTGACCCTGCCGAAGGCGGAAGCAGACGCGGTGCGCAAGTCGATCACCGACATGAAGCCTGTGTCGGCTGACGCGCTCGGTTCATAA